Proteins encoded in a region of the Streptomyces sp. NBC_00258 genome:
- a CDS encoding SanA/YdcF family protein, whose product MRRPKLPKLPRPRLPRPRLPRTRTGQRRAVQAVMAGCVLALLPSTWMYVVTGDRLRTTADVPRTEVAVVFGAGLWRGEPSPYLAHRLDAAAELYRDGRVEVVLVTGDNSREDYDEPDAMRTYLTERGVPDARIVSDYAGFDTWDSCVRAKKIFGVDRAVLISQGFHIRRAVALCQEAGVASYGVGVDAVHDVTWYYGGAREVFAAGKALLDAVFEPDPHFLGPQEPGVERALAAAGR is encoded by the coding sequence ATGCGTCGTCCGAAGCTGCCGAAGCTGCCGCGGCCACGCCTGCCGAGACCGCGCCTGCCGCGCACCCGGACAGGGCAGCGCCGGGCCGTGCAGGCCGTGATGGCCGGGTGCGTCCTGGCGCTGCTTCCGTCGACGTGGATGTACGTGGTCACGGGCGACCGGCTGCGGACGACGGCGGACGTGCCGCGCACCGAGGTGGCGGTCGTCTTCGGGGCGGGGCTGTGGCGCGGCGAGCCGTCGCCGTATCTCGCGCACCGGCTGGACGCGGCGGCCGAGCTGTACCGGGACGGACGCGTGGAGGTGGTGCTGGTCACCGGCGACAACAGCCGCGAGGACTACGACGAGCCGGACGCCATGCGCACCTACCTCACGGAGCGTGGCGTGCCCGACGCGCGGATCGTCAGCGACTACGCGGGCTTCGACACCTGGGACTCCTGCGTACGCGCCAAGAAGATCTTCGGCGTCGACAGGGCCGTGCTGATCAGCCAGGGCTTCCACATCCGGCGGGCGGTCGCGCTCTGCCAGGAGGCGGGCGTCGCGTCGTACGGGGTCGGGGTGGACGCCGTGCACGACGTGACCTGGTACTACGGGGGCGCCCGGGAGGTGTTCGCCGCGGGCAAGGCTCTCCTGGACGCGGTCTTCGAGCCGGATCCCCACTTCCTCGGGCCCCAAGAGCCGGGCGTGGAACGGGCGTTGGCGGCTGCCGGCCGATAG